A single genomic interval of Microbacterium sp. LWO14-1.2 harbors:
- a CDS encoding nucleotide exchange factor GrpE, whose amino-acid sequence MTDKNFDDDEVRSEGSDAQASGPEPQNQDSREAMAAEGSDETPVDGAPDDLTVDDILSAGQTEEAAAGDAALADAEDALLHDLKRLQAEYANYRRRTEEQRQVEIERAKGEAAKGLIPVLDDLARAAQHGDLVEGTPFAVIADKVRAVVDRLGVVSYGEKGEEFDPQRHEAIFQQPTPGATTTTILEVVEVGYRLGDVELRPAKVVVAVPAE is encoded by the coding sequence ATGACGGACAAGAACTTCGACGACGACGAGGTTCGCAGCGAGGGGTCGGATGCTCAGGCATCCGGCCCCGAGCCGCAGAACCAGGACTCCCGCGAGGCGATGGCCGCCGAAGGGTCGGATGAGACGCCGGTCGACGGCGCCCCCGACGACCTGACGGTCGACGACATCCTCAGCGCGGGGCAGACCGAGGAGGCCGCGGCTGGCGACGCCGCACTGGCGGATGCCGAGGACGCGCTGCTGCACGACCTCAAGCGCCTGCAGGCCGAGTACGCCAACTACCGCCGCCGCACCGAGGAGCAGCGTCAGGTCGAGATCGAGCGTGCGAAGGGCGAGGCCGCCAAGGGCCTCATCCCCGTGCTCGACGATCTCGCCCGCGCCGCCCAGCACGGTGACCTCGTCGAGGGCACGCCCTTCGCCGTGATCGCCGACAAGGTGCGCGCCGTGGTCGATCGCCTCGGTGTGGTCTCGTACGGCGAGAAGGGCGAGGAGTTCGACCCCCAGCGCCACGAGGCCATCTTCCAGCAGCCCACCCCCGGCGCCACGACCACCACGATCCTCGAGGTGGTGGAGGTCGGATACCGCCTCGGCGACGTCGAGCTGCGGCCAGCGAAGGTCGTCGTCGCCGTACCTGCCGAGTAG
- a CDS encoding DnaJ C-terminal domain-containing protein translates to MASQDWFDKDFYKTLGVSKDVSDADLKKTYRKLARKYHPDSNQGDEKAEAKFKEISEAYSVLSDSEQRKEYDEIRAMGSGARFTAGGQSGGGFEDVFSRFGQQGRGQSADFEDIFAMFNQGQGGSFGSGRFGQTSGGFRGFGGPQRGADVTARTTLDFVTAVQGETITLQGEDGKPFKVKIPAGVSDGQKIRLRGRGRPSPDGGESGDIVVQITVRPHPVFTRDGLNLRIVVPVTFTEAALGATIEVPTLGGETVKLRVAPGTPSGRVLRVKGRGVTTAKGTGDLLAELQIAVPSHLDEEAKEALRKFQALEPTENPRADLMAKARR, encoded by the coding sequence ATGGCTAGCCAGGACTGGTTCGACAAGGACTTCTACAAGACCCTCGGGGTCTCGAAGGACGTCAGCGACGCCGATCTCAAGAAGACGTACCGCAAGCTCGCACGCAAGTATCACCCCGACTCCAATCAGGGTGACGAGAAGGCGGAGGCGAAGTTCAAGGAGATCAGCGAGGCCTACTCGGTGCTCTCCGACTCCGAGCAGCGCAAGGAGTACGACGAGATCCGCGCCATGGGCTCGGGCGCTCGCTTCACGGCGGGCGGCCAGTCCGGTGGCGGCTTCGAAGATGTGTTCAGCCGGTTCGGCCAGCAGGGGCGCGGACAGTCCGCCGACTTCGAGGACATCTTCGCGATGTTCAATCAGGGGCAGGGCGGCTCGTTCGGCTCCGGCCGGTTCGGGCAGACCTCCGGTGGGTTCCGCGGCTTCGGCGGCCCCCAGCGGGGCGCCGATGTCACCGCACGCACCACGCTCGACTTCGTCACCGCCGTGCAGGGCGAGACCATCACCCTGCAGGGCGAAGACGGCAAGCCGTTCAAGGTGAAGATCCCCGCCGGCGTCTCCGACGGACAGAAGATCCGTCTGCGCGGTCGGGGGCGCCCGTCCCCGGACGGCGGTGAGAGCGGCGACATCGTGGTGCAGATCACGGTTCGACCGCATCCGGTCTTCACCCGTGACGGCCTGAACCTGCGCATCGTCGTTCCGGTGACCTTCACCGAGGCCGCACTGGGCGCGACCATCGAGGTGCCCACCCTGGGCGGCGAGACGGTCAAGCTCCGCGTCGCACCCGGTACTCCCTCGGGGCGCGTCCTGCGCGTCAAGGGACGCGGCGTCACGACCGCGAAGGGCACCGGCGACCTGCTCGCCGAACTCCAGATCGCGGTGCCGTCGCACCTCGACGAGGAGGCCAAGGAGGCCCTGCGGAAGTTCCAGGCCCTCGAGCCCACTGAGAACCCCCGCGCCGACCTCATGGCGAAGGCGCGGCGGTGA